Proteins encoded within one genomic window of Amorphoplanes friuliensis DSM 7358:
- the fabG gene encoding 3-oxoacyl-ACP reductase FabG, translating to MTQPSRVAIVTGAARGIGEATARKLAADGLAVAVVDLDEGACANTVTAIHDAGGTALAVGADVSDAVQVAAAVERVTAELGAPTVLVNNAGVLRDNLLFKMSDDDWETVMAVHLRGAFLFSRAVQKHMVDAGFGRIVSLSSTSALGNRGQANYAAAKAGLQGFTKTLAIELGRFGITANAVAPGFIVTDMTAATAARVGVDFADFQKAAIGQIPVGRAGRPEDVANTVSFLVSEGAGFVSGQVIYVAGGPRD from the coding sequence ATGACCCAGCCGAGCCGAGTAGCGATCGTGACCGGAGCCGCTCGTGGCATCGGGGAGGCGACCGCGCGCAAGCTCGCCGCCGACGGCCTGGCCGTGGCGGTCGTCGACCTCGACGAGGGTGCCTGCGCCAACACCGTGACCGCGATTCACGACGCCGGTGGCACCGCGCTCGCCGTGGGCGCCGACGTCTCGGACGCCGTCCAGGTCGCCGCCGCCGTCGAGCGGGTGACCGCCGAGCTCGGCGCGCCCACGGTGCTGGTCAACAACGCCGGTGTGCTGCGCGACAACCTGCTCTTCAAGATGAGCGACGACGACTGGGAGACCGTCATGGCGGTCCACCTGCGCGGCGCGTTCCTCTTCAGCCGGGCCGTGCAGAAGCACATGGTCGACGCCGGCTTCGGCCGCATCGTCAGCCTGTCCAGCACCTCCGCGCTGGGCAACCGGGGTCAGGCCAACTACGCCGCGGCCAAGGCCGGCCTGCAGGGATTCACGAAGACCTTGGCCATCGAGCTCGGTCGTTTCGGCATCACGGCCAATGCCGTCGCGCCCGGCTTCATCGTGACCGATATGACCGCTGCGACCGCCGCGCGGGTCGGTGTCGACTTCGCCGACTTCCAGAAAGCGGCGATCGGTCAGATTCCCGTCGGCCGGGCGGGCCGTCCCGAAGACGTCGCGAACACCGTATCCTTCCTGGTCAGTGAAGGAGCGGGCTTCGTCTCCGGACAGGTCATCTACGTGGCCGGTGGCCCCCGCGACTAG